In Solidesulfovibrio fructosivorans JJ], a genomic segment contains:
- a CDS encoding polyprenyl synthetase family protein: MTVKERLAAQAAEVEVYIRERFGARMRERGVPEGLLSAMEYSLMAGGKRLRPCLCLSFAELFGAPRASVMPFAAGFELIHTYSLIHDDLPAMDDDDLRRGRPSNHKVFGEAGAILAGDALLTEAFGCMSRSWPAVAAELVLPALAEAGRAAGAAGMVGGQMLDMEFTARQGVTLAELAHMQALKTGALITASCVCGAILAGAAEDGISRAREYGEAVGAAFQIVDDILDEVGDAATMGKPVGSDREQGKSTYPSLVGLNESRRLAGQRVDAALAAIAAYDGPAADFLRDLARYIVVRVQ; the protein is encoded by the coding sequence GTGACGGTGAAGGAACGATTGGCCGCCCAGGCGGCCGAAGTGGAAGTGTACATCCGGGAGCGCTTCGGCGCGCGCATGCGGGAGCGCGGCGTGCCCGAGGGACTGCTTTCGGCCATGGAATATTCGTTGATGGCCGGGGGCAAGCGGTTGCGGCCCTGCCTGTGCCTGTCCTTTGCCGAGCTTTTCGGCGCGCCCCGGGCCAGCGTCATGCCGTTTGCCGCCGGGTTCGAGCTTATCCACACCTATTCGCTTATCCACGACGACCTGCCGGCCATGGACGACGACGACCTGCGCCGGGGCCGGCCCTCGAACCATAAGGTTTTCGGCGAGGCCGGGGCCATCCTGGCCGGCGATGCGCTTCTCACCGAGGCGTTTGGTTGCATGAGCCGCTCCTGGCCGGCTGTCGCGGCCGAGTTGGTGCTGCCGGCCCTGGCCGAGGCGGGGCGGGCGGCGGGCGCGGCCGGCATGGTCGGCGGCCAGATGCTGGATATGGAATTTACCGCCCGCCAGGGCGTGACCCTGGCCGAACTGGCCCATATGCAGGCGCTCAAGACCGGAGCGCTCATTACCGCTTCGTGTGTGTGCGGCGCGATCCTGGCCGGCGCGGCCGAGGACGGCATCAGCCGGGCCCGGGAGTACGGCGAGGCCGTGGGCGCGGCGTTCCAGATCGTCGACGACATTCTCGACGAGGTTGGCGATGCGGCCACCATGGGCAAGCCCGTGGGCAGCGACCGGGAGCAGGGCAAGAGCACCTATCCGAGTCTGGTCGGGCTTAACGAGAGCCGGCGGCTGGCCGGGCAGCGTGTGGATGCGGCCCTGGCCGCCATTGCCGCCTACGATGGTCCGGCGGCGGATTTTCTGCGGGATTTGGCCCGCTATATCGTGGTTCGGGTCCAATAG
- the xseB gene encoding exodeoxyribonuclease VII small subunit produces MSAGKQESFEKALERLERIAARLEAGDVPLEKGVALYKEGMGLVADCRKRLEAAKLELSLAGEDGALKPFDVEDARLADADGEDGEELA; encoded by the coding sequence ATGAGCGCGGGCAAACAAGAGTCTTTTGAAAAGGCGTTGGAACGCCTGGAACGTATCGCCGCGCGGCTGGAAGCCGGAGATGTTCCCTTGGAAAAGGGTGTGGCCCTGTACAAGGAAGGCATGGGGCTTGTCGCCGACTGCCGCAAACGGCTCGAGGCGGCCAAGCTGGAGTTGTCCCTGGCCGGTGAGGACGGCGCGCTTAAGCCTTTTGACGTCGAAGATGCGCGGCTTGCCGATGCGGACGGCGAAGACGGGGAGGAACTCGCGTGA